From Triticum urartu cultivar G1812 chromosome 2, Tu2.1, whole genome shotgun sequence, a single genomic window includes:
- the LOC125537427 gene encoding N-acetyl-D-glucosamine kinase-like, whose product MQRYTTRDIWEMEDRQSPRMGCSVVLGVDGGASNTVCVCIPAAMPFADPLPVLARAVAGCSNQNSVGEDKARETLERVMAQALHKARRRRSNVSAVCLAVAGVNHPIDQHRMLDWLREIFPSHVKLFVENDAVAALASGTMGKLHGCVLIAGTGTIAYGFTSDGREARAAGAGPVLGDWGSGYGISAQALTAVVRAYDGRGPETLLTNNILDFLGLASPDELIGWTYEDQSWARIADILPVVVESAEAGDEVANKILHNSVGELASSVKAVVQRLALSGEDGKDLFPLVMVGKVLEANQRWDIGKEVISCVTKTYPGAYPIHPEVEPAVGAALLAWNAIASELDGDLRAAA is encoded by the exons ATGCAGAGGTACACCACTAGGGACATATGGGAGATGGAGGACCGCCAGAGCCCGCGCATGGGGTGCAGCGTCGTCCTCGGCGTTGACGGCGGCGCCAGCAACACCGTCTGCGTCTGCATCCCGGCCGCCATGCCCTTCGCCGACCCGCTCCCCGTCCTCGCCCGCGCCGTCGCCGGATGCTCCAACCAGAACTCCGTAGGAG AGGACAAGGCGAGGGAGACGCTGGAGCGAGTGATGGCGCAGGCTCTCCACAAGGCTCGCCGGAGACGATCAAACGTGAGCGCGGTCTGCTTGGCCGTAGCCGGCGTCAACCACCCCATCGACCAGCACAGAATGCTGGACTGGCTCAG GGAGATTTTCCCGAGCCATGTGAAGCTGTTCGTGGAGAACGACGCGGTGGCGGCACTGGCCAGCGGCACCATGGGCAAGCTCCACGGCTGCGTGCTCATCGCAGGGACAGGGACCATAGCCTACGGTTTCACCAGCGACGGCAGGGAAGCTCGGGCAGCTGGTGCAGGGCCGGTGCTAGGTGACTGGGGCAG TGGCTATGGGATTTCAGCACAAGCATTGACAGCAGTTGTGAGGGCCTATGATGGCAGGGGTCCTGAAACACTACTCACAAACAACATCCTTGACTTCCTTGGACTCGCATCGCCGGATGAACTCATAGG TTGGACATATGAAGATCAATCTTGGGCGCGCATTGCTGACATTCTCCCTGTTGTGGTAGAATCTGCCGAAGCCGGCGACGAAGTAGCAAACAAGATCTTGCACAATTCAGTTGGTGAACTAGCTTCCAGTGTCAAGGCTGTAGTGCAGAGACTTGCGCTGAGTGGGGAAG ATGGAAAAGATCTATTTCCACTTGTTATGGTCGGCAAAGTTCTTGAGGCAAACCAGAGGTGGGACATTGGTAAGGAAGTGATAAGTTGTGTTACCAAGACATATCCAGGGGCATATCCAATACATCCCGAG GTGGAACCAGCTGTTGGTGCAGCATTACTAGCATGGAATGCTATAGCAAGTGAATTGGATGGTGATCTTAGGGCTGCTGCTTAA